In Babesia microti strain RI chromosome IV, complete genome, the sequence TTGTTAATTATACTTGCACTtgtaatttacaattgattTAGATAGTAATGGTAATAATCGTTACAAATATTACGGCAGTAGTAGCACAGAATGCGGTTTTGATGACAATTTCAGcatatataatagtttCAGGtaagaaatatttttgatatatttttcgCAACGCtgaattttatatacaaacCAAATATGTTctgttaaatttgtatatttacatttatttgaaaaCGTACGCagatttttacaaataaaaattgaaaaattgatgCTTTGGATATATGttgttattaaatttttttgtttattacacgtgattatatttttaacagGAATCAAATACTTGCCATTATGTAACACAACCGTTGTATTTATACGTTACTAATGCTAAATACATTCATCACTCATTATTTACTGAAAACAAGAGCCATTCAGGTTTGGTACTGGTTTACAATGTGCTTTTTGTGAGATACATATCGCACGATTCACCAACACAACTAGACCCttcttcatttttttccaaaaatgTAAGTGTGTCAATGCGAAAAAATACCTCACTTGCATTGATAGTGTTGGTGTCTATTTTGTCGACAAAGTACCACACGGAAATTGACTTGGCTAGGGAGGCAATCATACACCCCCACGAACAACGCGACTAATTGTCTGGAATCATGCAATATGTGTCTAGTATGGGTAGAATAGATCGTACTTTTGTTAGagcaataaattttgtacaaAATTCACCACATTGTTATGTTTTTTTGCCGAGATTCTTCAGTACTTTGACACAATCTTTCCAATCCCGTAATGATGTCTACAAATTACTGACTAACACACCACCTCCTGGTATAGATGAATTATATGCCGGCATAAAATACCTTTCTGGACCGGAAAGAATACATGCTGTCAAAGATTCCCAATTTGATGACTACATGGATGAGATAGAGTCAAGGATCTCTAGTATGAACTCGGCATTTTTGGGCAATTATTCACTAAGACTATCGCTGTTAGCACCACAAAATCCAAAGGTTGTGAAAGTTGTTGAGGCAATTTGCGATGCGCTAATTGGTCGTCCAGAAGCGCATCCTAGGGAAATTATTCAGTGCGGCTTTGCAGCAGCCTCAGTGGAGCTTGACAAACCACAGTTTTTCGAGTTTGTCAAACAGCAGCTCACGGCCAATATCGACTTGGCCTCGGCTGACACATTAAACCTATCGCTGCACATGATATTTAAATCAAAACGAACAGACAGAGTTCTTACGGCACTTGTTTGTGAAAAATTAGCAGAACTAACTGATCGTTTCATAGCGCATGATGTTGTTAATACACTTAGAACTTTGTCCCGTACTGCGTTATGCAAGGGATTTTTATTAAGACGCCTTTCTACTTTAATAGCTGATAATCTAGatcaatttgataaaacACAGCTTATACACTGTCTATACCGCCTCTCGACACTCAAGTTTGTAACTGAAAAATTCTATTCCAATGTCTATACCGTAATAGAGAGGGAATTAACTATGTTATCTGATCCATTGAAGTTAAAATTACTCATTACTGCTTCGTTGTGTAACCTTAGGGAACACAAAGTGAAGGAACTGTTGAAGGGCATAACTCCAGTTCATGGATGGGAGACAAGTTGCATGTTTGACTACTGTTACTCACTCATATATTTCAATGGTAAGAGTACatcatttttacacattttaaatagctttacataaatttacacTTACATGCATAAAAACTAGTAATGTTTgtttgttaataaatatcatagttattttcaaattttcatcgaaaataattttcaattcccttatttaaaattaaattcatcaattattttttgaatatggtgcaaaatttcatgaaaaatatttcatttagggGCAGGAAAGGACGTTTCATCCAAGGTAAAATCGTGTCTAAAACTGATAGCCACCAGACAACCCATTACCTCTCGTCGCTACGCCCTCACTTTCAAAGAGGCACTGGACGAATTAGCCGCAACTAATCCTGGAATATATGAATCTTTGTCTCCAGAATGGACCAAAACATTGGATAAGTTTGTAAAGACTGAGAAGGAAAAGATTGAATTGCAACCCGGATTCCAGGAAGTTAAACACGTTTTAGACACTGCGAGTAGACACTtcaattacacatttaaaCCATTAGAGGCCGTTGATAATTTCCAggttaattttttggagGAATCAAAAAAGATAGTAATTGATGTGGAGTCACCGACATTATTGTCCAACTTTGCGATTAA encodes:
- a CDS encoding conserved Plasmodium protein, unknown function (overlaps_old_locusTagID:BBM_III06135), whose product is MGRIDRTFVRAINFVQNSPHCYVFLPRFFSTLTQSFQSRNDVYKLLTNTPPPGIDELYAGIKYLSGPERIHAVKDSQFDDYMDEIESRISSMNSAFLGNYSLRLSLLAPQNPKVVKVVEAICDALIGRPEAHPREIIQCGFAAASVELDKPQFFEFVKQQLTANIDLASADTLNLSLHMIFKSKRTDRVLTALVCEKLAELTDRFIAHDVVNTLRTLSRTALCKGFLLRRLSTLIADNLDQFDKTQLIHCLYRLSTLKFVTEKFYSNVYTVIERELTMLSDPLKLKLLITASLCNLREHKVKELLKGITPVHGWETSCMFDYCYSLIYFNGAGKDVSSKVKSCLKLIATRQPITSRRYALTFKEALDELAATNPGIYESLSPEWTKTLDKFVKTEKEKIELQPGFQEVKHVLDTASRHFNYTFKPLEAVDNFQVNFLEESKKIVIDVESPTLLSNFAIKHRYLSAKGYKPLCVRYWEWRRIKTESGQLEYLNKLLQTTNAAL